One genomic region from Panthera tigris isolate Pti1 chromosome D1, P.tigris_Pti1_mat1.1, whole genome shotgun sequence encodes:
- the LOC102967068 gene encoding olfactory receptor 143-like, giving the protein MVLGVMAMENDSSVTEFILVGFTDRPQLQLPLFFLFLLNYVVTMVGNLSLVNLICLNSHLHTPMYFFIFNLSFIDFCHSLVITPKMLMSFVSEKNIISFTECMTQLFFFCFFVHSECYVLTAMAYDRYVAICKPLVYTVTMSPRVCSLLMFASYVMGFAGAMIHTGDMVRLSFCDSNIINHYMCDIFPLLQLSCSGTYASELLNSIIVSTVVIISGFIIFISYALVLSNVLHISSAQGWPKAFSTCGSHIVTVGLFYGSGLFTHLKTSPDSVDQGKFSVFYTNVIPMLNPLIYSLRNKDVKCALKKTLKRIAN; this is encoded by the exons atggttttgggt GTAATGGCTATGGAAAATGACTCTTCAGTGACAGAGTTCATCCTGGTAGGATTTACAGACCGACCTCAGCTCCAGttaccccttttctttctctttttactgaACTATGTGGTCACTATGGTAGGAAATTTGAGCCTAGTTAATCTAATATGCCTGAATTCTCACCTGCACactcccatgtactttttcatCTTCAACTTATCCTTCATAGATTTCTGCCACTCTTTGGTCATTACCCCTAAAATGCTGATGAGCTTTGTCTCAGAGAAGAACATCATTTCCTTTACAGAATGCATGACTCagctgtttttcttctgtttctttgtgcaTTCTGAGTGCTATGTGTTGACAGCCATGGCCTATGATCGCTACGTGGCCATCTGTAAACCTCTGGTGTACACGGTCACCATGTCCCCTCGGGTCTGTTCTCTGCTGATGTTTGCTTCTTATGTGATGGGGTTTGCTGGTGCCATGATCCACACAGGGGACATGGTCAGATTGTCCTTTTGTGATTCTAACATCATCAACCATTACATGTGTGAcatcttccccctcctccagctctcctGCAGTGGCACCTATGCCAGTGAGTTGCTGAATTCCATTATTGTGAGCACAGTTGTCATAATATCCggcttcattattttcatttcttatgctTTGGTCCTGTCCAATGTCCTCCACATCTCATCAGCTCAGGGTTGGCCCAAAGCCTTCAGCACCTGTGGCTCCCACATAGTAACTGTGGGTCTGTTCTATGGGTCTGGGTTGTTCACACATCTCAAGACCTCTCCTGATTCTGTGGACCAGGGGAAGTTCTCAGTATTTTACACCAATGTAATACCCATGTTGAACCCCCTCATCTATAGTCTAAGGAACAAGGATGTCAAATGTGCTctgaaaaaaaccctgaagagaATTGCAAACTAA